A genomic window from Lycium barbarum isolate Lr01 chromosome 4, ASM1917538v2, whole genome shotgun sequence includes:
- the LOC132638096 gene encoding protein LURP-one-related 4-like: MGKIHPENISSPPTSPSSCSSPYVASIRETFTIWMKSLVFHGNGCTVFNSKGELAFRVDNYQEKCSNEIFLMDFNGQVLFSIKKEKLRVFGRWNGYLCGGFKGRPWFQVRKNCTFSRGNVICNVNLGHEKSIESCYKIQKLDRKSSFKVTNNTGEIVAELKQKQSSRGFAYGDDVLTLEVEPEVDQSLIMALVTVCGLITRKL, translated from the exons ATGGGTAAAATTCATCCAGAAAATATATCTTCTCCTCCTACTTCTCCTTCTTCTTGTTCATCTCCTTATGTTGCATCCATAAGAGAAACTTTTACCATATGGATGAAATCACTAGTTTTTCATGGGAATGGATGTACTGTTTTTAATTCCAAAGGTGAACTTGCTTTTAGagttgataattatcaagaaaaatgtAGCAATGAAATATTTCTCATGGATTTCAATGGTCAAGTTCTCTTCTCCATCAAAAAAGAG AAATTGAGAGTTTTTGGTCGATGGAATGGATATTTATGTGGTGGATTTAAGGGGAGGCCATGGTTTCAAGTGAGAAAGAACTGCACATTTTCAAGAGGAAATGTCATATGTAATGTCAATTTGGGGCATGAAAAATCCATCGAAAGCTGCTACAAGATTCAAAAATTGGACAGAAAATCATCATTTAAAgttacaaataatactggagaAATTGTTGCAGAG TTAAAACAAAAGCAATCATCAAGAGGATTTGCTTATGGAGATGATGTGTTAACTCTAGAAGTGGAACCCGAAGTTGATCAGTCACTAATTATGGCTTTAGTGACAGTTTGCGGTTTGATTACTCGGAAATTATGA
- the LOC132634931 gene encoding protein LURP-one-related 4-like, which yields MGKIHPENLSSPPTSPSSCSSPYVASIRETFTIWMKSLVFHGNGCTVFNSKGELAFRVDNYQEKCSNEVFLMDLNGQVLFSIKKEKLRVFGRWNGYLCGGFKGRPWFQVRKNCTFSRGNVICNVNLGHEKSIESCYKIQKLDRKSSFKVTNNTGEIVAELKQKQSSRGFAYGDDVLTLEVEPEVDQSLIMALVTVCGLITRKL from the exons ATGGGTAAAATTCATCCAGAAAATCTATCTTCTCCTCCTACTTCTCCTTCTTCTTGTTCATCTCCTTATGTTGCATCCATAAGAGAAACTTTTACCATATGGATGAAATCACTAGTTTTTCATGGGAATGGATGTACTGTTTTTAATTCCAAAGGTGAACTTGCTTTTAGagttgataattatcaagaaaaatgtAGCAATGAAGTATTTCTCATGGATCTCAATGGTCAAGTTCTCTTCTCCATCAAAAAAGAG AAATTGAGAGTTTTTGGTCGATGGAATGGATATTTATGTGGTGGATTTAAGGGGAGGCCATGGTTTCAAGTGAGAAAGAACTGCACATTTTCAAGAGGAAATGTCATATGTAATGTCAATTTGGGGCATGAAAAATCCATCGAAAGCTGCTACAAGATTCAAAAATTGGACAGAAAATCATCATTTAAAgttacaaataatactggagaAATTGTTGCAGAG TTAAAACAAAAGCAATCATCAAGAGGATTTGCTTATGGAGATGATGTGTTAACTCTAGAAGTGGAACCCGAAGTTGATCAGTCACTAATTATGGCTTTAGTGACAGTTTGCGGTTTGATTACTCGGAAATTATGA